The Methanococcoides methylutens genome has a window encoding:
- a CDS encoding FecCD family ABC transporter permease, with the protein MFERLKCINILERITNQDVTGFSDMRKFLILFILFAVLGLAAVIAMVLGAYNISFVDVYATIIANLSPFQDASSINKLHNTIIWNIRLPRVLLAIIVGAALATSGAVFQGCFRNPLVEPYILGVSSGAAFGAALAIVYPHIFQSIQISAFVFASLAVMAAYMLARTRGQTPIITLILGGVIIGSIFSALVSLLKYTANDSSLREIVFWLMGGFYYATWNDVVIIAPIVGLSFLVLWMYGWKLNILSMGDEEARALGINPEKSKMIVVALATLVTAVAVSTVGIIAWVGLMMPHATRMILGPDHRFVIPSAAMLGGIYLIVCDTLARTLTTSEIPVGIITSIVGAPYLCYLLRNKGRSLLG; encoded by the coding sequence ATGTTTGAAAGATTAAAATGCATTAATATCCTGGAACGGATAACAAATCAGGATGTAACGGGTTTCTCGGATATGAGAAAGTTCTTAATCCTTTTCATTCTTTTTGCAGTGCTGGGCCTTGCAGCAGTCATCGCCATGGTACTTGGTGCATATAATATCTCCTTTGTAGATGTATATGCAACTATCATCGCTAACCTCAGTCCCTTTCAGGATGCATCCAGCATCAATAAACTACATAATACCATAATATGGAACATACGGTTACCAAGAGTTTTGTTAGCTATTATAGTAGGTGCTGCCCTTGCAACATCTGGTGCGGTCTTCCAGGGATGTTTCAGGAATCCCCTGGTTGAACCCTATATTCTCGGTGTTTCCTCCGGGGCGGCGTTCGGAGCGGCTCTGGCAATTGTTTATCCCCATATATTTCAGTCTATCCAGATATCGGCCTTTGTTTTTGCCTCACTTGCAGTTATGGCCGCTTATATGCTGGCGAGAACGCGAGGTCAGACCCCGATCATCACTCTCATACTTGGAGGTGTTATCATTGGTTCTATTTTTTCAGCACTGGTATCCCTCCTAAAATATACGGCTAATGATTCCTCATTACGTGAGATCGTCTTCTGGTTGATGGGTGGTTTCTACTATGCTACCTGGAATGACGTTGTTATTATCGCACCAATTGTGGGTCTGTCTTTTCTGGTACTGTGGATGTATGGCTGGAAACTGAATATTCTCTCAATGGGGGATGAAGAAGCCCGGGCACTGGGTATTAACCCGGAGAAATCCAAGATGATCGTGGTCGCACTTGCAACACTTGTTACAGCTGTTGCGGTTTCAACTGTTGGAATAATCGCGTGGGTTGGTCTTATGATGCCCCACGCAACGCGAATGATCCTTGGTCCTGATCACAGATTTGTGATACCTTCTGCGGCAATGCTTGGCGGGATATATCTTATTGTCTGTGATACACTGGCACGTACGCTCACCACTTCCGAGATTCCAGTCGGGATCATCACATCAATTGTGGGTGCACCATATCTTTGCTATCTTTTGAGAAACAAAGGACGTTCGTTACTTGGGTGA
- a CDS encoding ABC transporter ATP-binding protein codes for MLQVKDIHFNYGSTQILKDISFDVEEGQLCGLFGPNGCGKTTLFKCCMKFLKFHKGSVTMDGVDINECRIEDMAKVVAYVPQEHKPPFPYLVKEVVLMGRTPHLGGFFGVKRADKEKALDALELLEISHLAEQPYNELSGGQRQMVLIARAIAQETKLMFLDEPTSALDFSNQLKIWKLLRKVADQGITILACSHNPNHVSWFCDDVVVMNKNGIIGQGHPCHVITEPVLDEIYQSMCTVRSLDGTKMVLPRDVAVKKKNGMSRQMSSLRRDVE; via the coding sequence ATGCTACAGGTAAAAGATATTCATTTTAACTATGGATCGACTCAGATCCTTAAAGACATCTCTTTTGATGTTGAAGAAGGACAGCTCTGTGGGTTATTTGGTCCAAACGGATGCGGAAAGACCACACTTTTCAAATGCTGCATGAAATTCCTAAAGTTCCATAAGGGTTCCGTGACCATGGATGGTGTGGACATCAATGAGTGCAGGATCGAGGATATGGCCAAAGTAGTGGCGTACGTTCCTCAGGAGCATAAACCCCCCTTTCCATATCTGGTAAAGGAAGTTGTATTGATGGGAAGAACACCACATCTTGGAGGCTTTTTTGGCGTCAAACGTGCCGATAAAGAAAAAGCACTGGATGCACTTGAATTGCTGGAGATCTCCCATCTTGCAGAACAACCTTATAACGAGTTGTCAGGCGGACAGCGTCAGATGGTGTTGATAGCACGGGCAATAGCCCAGGAGACAAAATTGATGTTCCTTGACGAACCTACTTCTGCCCTTGATTTTAGCAACCAGTTGAAAATCTGGAAGCTACTACGCAAGGTGGCTGATCAGGGAATTACCATTCTTGCGTGCAGTCACAATCCGAATCATGTCTCGTGGTTCTGCGACGATGTGGTGGTTATGAATAAAAATGGGATAATTGGGCAGGGTCATCCCTGCCATGTGATCACAGAGCCCGTCCTCGATGAGATCTACCAGAGTATGTGCACAGTCAGGAGTCTGGATGGGACCAAAATGGTATTGCCCCGTGATGTGGCAGTCAAAAAGAAAAATGGGATGTCAAGACAGATGTCATCGCTTCGGAGAGATGTAGAATAA
- a CDS encoding class I SAM-dependent methyltransferase, giving the protein MDENTIDWNKVWKNQMLKNIESKCAVECARVWDNKESATQYWNATQNNKEQTQQTIEGLALTPDSRILDIGAGPGTLTIPLSTQAMHVTAVEPSEGMAGVLQNNIAEYEADNITCVQKRWEDVNVEQDLEGPYDVVIAS; this is encoded by the coding sequence ATGGATGAAAATACGATTGATTGGAATAAAGTCTGGAAAAATCAAATGCTAAAGAACATTGAATCGAAGTGTGCCGTTGAGTGTGCCCGTGTATGGGATAACAAGGAAAGTGCAACACAATACTGGAATGCGACGCAGAATAACAAAGAACAAACACAGCAGACCATCGAGGGACTTGCACTCACTCCGGATTCCCGAATACTGGATATTGGTGCCGGGCCGGGAACACTTACGATTCCACTATCCACTCAGGCAATGCATGTAACTGCAGTAGAACCCTCCGAAGGGATGGCGGGTGTGCTGCAGAACAACATCGCAGAGTATGAGGCCGATAATATCACCTGTGTTCAGAAGCGGTGGGAGGATGTGAATGTTGAACAGGATCTTGAAGGGCCCTATGATGTGGTCATAGCCTCTTAG
- a CDS encoding ABC transporter substrate-binding protein → MKSNLQYCVFVTVLLSVLLSAGCVGNASEDSAVSHEKYRTVVDSRGVAVQVPIEIEKVATISDGMIEGVMTSIGVQDTLVGVGSSCLQRNFKYAYETVGGETFIYEDGMNPVTYLNPGIVDLPCFAKSGSAVNYETLASLDPDVVIVRLGSCSLRFIDDESTQKSIETIESLGIPLVVLYGSNCYDDPDVTTISDEICIIGQVFGKEAETTKLAGYLESQTNLINERTKDIPDEEKPDVLIFGASPKARGDGGAGQIFGLDTIESFFIQDIAHAKNGFQESGYFKTVSAEHVLALDPDVIVLCTASGYHPPLELYEAPYYQNLQELSAVKNRRVVALPWSPCNCAKRLEYPIDVMVIAKGTYPEHFEDINLAEWLLDFYQNVYGVDRDTAKELRSAQWMDWTVEGCPTCS, encoded by the coding sequence ATGAAATCCAATTTACAATATTGCGTTTTTGTTACTGTATTGTTGAGCGTCCTGCTGAGTGCAGGATGTGTGGGGAATGCTAGTGAAGATTCCGCAGTATCTCACGAGAAGTACCGAACAGTTGTCGATAGTCGCGGAGTTGCTGTGCAGGTACCAATAGAGATTGAAAAGGTGGCCACGATCAGCGATGGAATGATTGAAGGGGTTATGACTTCGATTGGAGTCCAAGATACTCTTGTGGGTGTGGGGTCAAGCTGTCTTCAACGGAACTTTAAATACGCCTACGAAACCGTCGGTGGGGAGACATTTATCTATGAGGATGGGATGAATCCGGTTACCTATCTGAACCCCGGGATCGTGGACCTTCCTTGCTTTGCAAAGTCCGGTTCTGCGGTGAACTACGAAACACTTGCAAGCCTTGATCCTGATGTGGTGATCGTACGCCTTGGTAGCTGCTCACTGCGTTTCATTGATGATGAAAGCACACAAAAGAGCATCGAAACGATCGAATCTCTTGGAATACCGCTGGTCGTTTTATATGGATCAAATTGCTATGATGATCCGGATGTTACCACCATCTCGGATGAAATTTGCATCATCGGTCAGGTCTTTGGCAAAGAGGCCGAAACTACCAAACTCGCAGGATATCTTGAAAGCCAGACTAATCTTATAAATGAAAGGACAAAAGATATTCCCGATGAAGAAAAACCTGATGTGCTGATTTTTGGAGCATCGCCTAAAGCCCGGGGTGATGGTGGTGCAGGTCAAATCTTTGGTCTTGATACAATCGAGTCGTTCTTTATTCAGGACATTGCTCATGCGAAAAATGGGTTCCAGGAATCAGGGTACTTCAAGACTGTAAGTGCCGAGCACGTGTTGGCATTGGATCCTGATGTGATTGTGCTTTGCACTGCATCTGGATATCACCCGCCACTGGAACTTTATGAGGCACCTTACTACCAGAATCTGCAGGAACTTAGCGCCGTGAAGAACAGACGGGTTGTAGCATTACCGTGGTCACCGTGCAACTGTGCAAAACGGCTTGAATACCCGATTGATGTAATGGTGATTGCAAAGGGAACATATCCGGAGCACTTTGAGGATATTAACCTTGCTGAGTGGCTGTTAGACTTCTACCAGAACGTCTATGGTGTTGACCGCGATACTGCAAAAGAGTTGCGCTCAGCCCAGTGGATGGACTGGACGGTCGAGGGGTGCCCAACCTGCAGTTAA
- a CDS encoding methyltransferase domain-containing protein — MSGANSGERIEKTISGILISPDSRVLDVGAGRGTLAIPLAKKVSMSAVELFRGMISVLQHPIIKDCEVLLLSPGSVNYL; from the coding sequence ATGTCCGGGGCAAACAGTGGAGAACGGATTGAAAAGACCATAAGTGGAATTTTGATCTCTCCGGATTCCCGAGTGCTTGATGTTGGTGCCGGACGCGGGACATTGGCAATCCCACTTGCAAAAAAGGTCTCCATGTCAGCTGTTGAGCTATTTAGGGGTATGATAAGTGTGCTGCAGCATCCGATCATCAAGGATTGTGAGGTACTTCTGCTCTCTCCGGGAAGTGTGAACTATCTGTAA
- the phoU gene encoding phosphate signaling complex protein PhoU, with the protein MVRERYIERLDYLKSEIEEMGKVSGEMLASSIKALETLDIELSEKVIEMDTAVDNYEYDVEKATAHLLALQQPMAGDLRLITASYKIAIDLERMSDFAVNIAELVKKIEGENSIPLSEITTIASITQNMLTNSIKAYAEADAELAKATAAEDEKVDKLFYSTWEKMVNMMIDDAILIPNAVDLIFVLRYLERIADHACNICESVVYMVTNQRPNLN; encoded by the coding sequence ATGGTGAGAGAAAGATACATTGAGAGACTTGATTACTTAAAATCAGAGATAGAAGAGATGGGAAAGGTATCCGGAGAAATGCTGGCCAGTTCAATAAAAGCTCTGGAAACCCTTGATATAGAACTCTCAGAAAAGGTTATTGAAATGGATACAGCCGTCGATAATTATGAATATGATGTCGAAAAGGCTACAGCCCACTTACTTGCCCTTCAGCAGCCAATGGCCGGTGACCTCCGCCTGATAACAGCCTCTTACAAGATCGCCATCGACCTTGAGAGAATGAGCGATTTTGCAGTCAATATTGCAGAGCTTGTCAAGAAGATCGAGGGAGAAAATTCGATTCCGTTGTCCGAAATAACCACCATTGCATCCATCACCCAGAATATGCTCACTAATTCCATCAAAGCCTACGCAGAAGCAGATGCTGAACTTGCAAAAGCAACAGCTGCAGAGGATGAGAAGGTCGATAAGCTATTCTATTCCACATGGGAAAAGATGGTTAATATGATGATAGATGATGCGATCCTTATTCCAAATGCTGTTGACCTGATATTCGTCCTCAGGTATCTAGAACGTATCGCAGACCACGCATGCAATATCTGTGAAAGTGTGGTTTATATGGTCACAAACCAGAGACCAAACCTTAATTGA
- the pstB gene encoding phosphate ABC transporter ATP-binding protein PstB, translating to MSKNEINTNINIKDLNLWYGEKHALKDISLDIPEKSVTALIGPSGCGKSTFLRCLNRMNDLVKSCRIEGEVLVDDENIYEKDVDVVDLRKKVGMVFQKPNPFPMSIYDNIAYGPKIHGCSKSETNERVHKALDDAALMEEVQERLGDQAFALSGGQQQRLCIARTLAVKPEIILFDEPCSALDPISTSKIEDLILELKKDYTIVIVTHNMQQAARISDYTAFFLLGELVEFGKTKNIFENPQVKSTEDYITGRFG from the coding sequence ATGTCTAAAAATGAAATTAATACGAATATCAATATTAAAGACCTTAATCTCTGGTACGGTGAAAAACACGCACTTAAAGATATTTCACTTGACATACCGGAGAAAAGCGTTACTGCATTAATAGGGCCTTCAGGCTGTGGGAAATCAACATTCCTCAGATGCCTGAACCGCATGAACGACCTGGTAAAATCATGCAGGATAGAAGGAGAAGTACTTGTTGATGATGAGAACATCTATGAAAAGGACGTTGATGTCGTCGACCTGAGGAAAAAGGTTGGAATGGTCTTCCAGAAGCCAAACCCTTTCCCCATGTCGATCTATGATAACATCGCCTATGGTCCGAAGATCCATGGTTGTTCAAAATCCGAGACAAATGAAAGGGTACACAAAGCACTCGATGATGCTGCCCTTATGGAAGAGGTTCAGGAGAGACTTGGTGACCAGGCATTTGCACTTAGTGGCGGACAGCAGCAAAGGTTGTGCATTGCAAGAACACTTGCAGTCAAGCCGGAAATAATCCTGTTCGACGAACCATGCAGTGCTCTTGATCCTATTTCCACTTCCAAGATCGAGGACCTTATCCTTGAGCTTAAGAAGGACTATACTATCGTGATCGTTACACATAATATGCAACAGGCAGCACGTATTTCTGACTACACTGCCTTTTTCCTTCTCGGGGAACTGGTAGAGTTCGGAAAGACAAAGAACATATTTGAGAATCCACAGGTCAAAAGTACTGAGGACTATATTACAGGAAGGTTCGGGTGA
- the pstA gene encoding phosphate ABC transporter permease PstA has protein sequence MFFGAKTSEKLAFATLKLSMALVLAFVSVLVVYITVNGYSVLSLDFITQMPMKRMTEGGIYPAIVGSLMLIGLSMAFAIPLGILSAVYLNEYSTPGRTSWAIEMAINNLAGTPSVVFGLFGLALFVKYFGFGASILSASLTLALLILPVIIRASKEALMTVPQEYREASLALGVTKWQTTRKVILPAAIPGMMTGIILSIGRVAGETAPILLTGAAYFLPRIPDSVFSQFMALPYHLFVLATSGTNITQTRPIQYGTALILLLIVVFMNSIAVVIRRHYRNKLNR, from the coding sequence ATGTTCTTTGGAGCAAAGACATCCGAGAAACTGGCATTTGCCACGCTGAAGCTCTCCATGGCACTAGTACTCGCTTTTGTATCGGTCCTTGTGGTCTACATTACTGTCAACGGCTACAGCGTGCTCAGCCTTGATTTCATAACCCAGATGCCAATGAAAAGAATGACCGAGGGAGGCATTTACCCGGCAATTGTGGGAAGTCTCATGCTTATCGGACTTTCAATGGCCTTTGCAATTCCACTTGGCATACTCTCGGCAGTTTACCTTAATGAATATTCAACTCCGGGACGTACTTCCTGGGCAATTGAGATGGCGATCAACAACCTTGCAGGTACACCATCAGTAGTGTTCGGCCTTTTCGGACTGGCATTGTTCGTCAAGTACTTCGGATTCGGAGCGTCCATCCTGTCAGCATCCCTGACATTGGCCTTGCTGATCCTGCCCGTGATAATCCGTGCAAGCAAGGAAGCACTGATGACAGTACCACAGGAGTACAGGGAAGCTTCCCTCGCACTGGGTGTTACCAAATGGCAGACCACAAGAAAGGTAATTCTTCCTGCAGCGATCCCCGGAATGATGACAGGCATAATCCTGAGTATCGGCAGGGTTGCAGGTGAAACAGCACCGATCCTGCTTACAGGAGCAGCATACTTCTTACCAAGAATACCGGATTCGGTATTCTCCCAGTTCATGGCATTGCCATACCACCTTTTCGTACTGGCGACCTCAGGTACGAACATCACACAGACAAGACCGATCCAGTATGGAACAGCACTGATACTGCTCTTGATAGTTGTTTTCATGAACAGCATTGCAGTAGTGATAAGAAGACATTACCGGAACAAACTGAACAGGTAA
- the pstC gene encoding phosphate ABC transporter permease subunit PstC produces the protein MMHRKKKEKAIESTLLMVSGITVVALFLLCFFLFREGYLLFGDYSIISFLTETSWYPSSSPAKFGLLPLLTGSLIVTAGAIILSVPLGIASAIYISELADPKVAQIIKPFVEILAGIPSVVYGFFGLIIVVPLLQDLLDLPTGQTALAGSIMLGMMALPTIISVSEDAINSVPTALKEGSLALGSTKWQTIYRVVLPAALSGISAAVMLGIGRAIGETMTVMMVTGNTAIIPGIPEGLFDPVRTMTATIALEMGEVPQGSDHFHALFAVGAVLFLITFIINLIADSVKKKYRLKEAA, from the coding sequence ATGATGCATAGAAAAAAGAAGGAAAAGGCAATTGAATCCACTCTCTTAATGGTAAGTGGAATTACAGTTGTAGCTCTGTTCCTTCTTTGTTTTTTCCTTTTCAGGGAAGGTTACCTTTTGTTCGGTGACTATTCCATCATATCTTTCCTAACCGAAACTTCCTGGTATCCATCATCATCACCGGCAAAATTCGGTTTGTTGCCGTTATTGACAGGATCATTGATCGTAACAGCCGGTGCTATTATCCTCTCGGTGCCTCTTGGAATTGCTTCTGCGATCTATATATCAGAACTTGCAGACCCGAAGGTAGCACAAATTATCAAACCATTTGTAGAGATCCTCGCAGGCATACCTTCAGTCGTTTACGGTTTCTTCGGACTTATTATAGTGGTCCCGTTGCTACAGGACCTACTAGACCTCCCCACAGGACAGACAGCACTTGCAGGTTCTATCATGCTTGGAATGATGGCACTTCCTACAATTATATCAGTATCAGAGGATGCTATAAATTCAGTTCCCACTGCACTAAAGGAAGGTTCCCTTGCACTTGGAAGTACCAAGTGGCAGACTATTTACAGGGTAGTCTTACCAGCAGCATTGTCAGGAATATCCGCAGCCGTTATGCTTGGTATCGGAAGGGCTATCGGCGAGACCATGACCGTCATGATGGTAACAGGAAATACTGCTATCATACCCGGAATTCCCGAAGGTCTCTTTGATCCGGTAAGGACAATGACCGCAACCATTGCACTTGAAATGGGAGAAGTTCCACAGGGAAGTGATCATTTCCATGCCCTGTTCGCAGTTGGTGCAGTACTTTTCCTAATAACATTCATAATCAATCTTATCGCTGACAGCGTTAAGAAGAAATACAGACTCAAGGAGGCAGCATAA
- a CDS encoding phosphate ABC transporter substrate-binding protein, translating into MSKKSMSYMITLLLVTSLALFGAGCVGNDATDSGSEEEMQSIMIKGSDTVLPLAQAEAEVFMMENHESIVSIIGGGSGVGIAALIDGEVDIAMTSRAMKESEIENAQTNGINPLQQTIAWDGISVVVNPENPVSDLTYEQLEAIYVGDISNWNEVGGEDLEIVVLSRDSSSGTYEYFKDEVMEGNEYRADALINPSTGAIIQTVSQNPNAIGYVGVAYLDETVKALAVDKGEGAEEPTSENILSGAYPLARPLYFYTDGEPTGLALEFIEFISSETGEETVFEVGYFPA; encoded by the coding sequence ATGTCCAAAAAATCAATGTCATATATGATCACGCTTTTGCTGGTCACTTCACTTGCTCTTTTCGGAGCAGGATGTGTTGGTAATGATGCTACAGATTCCGGTAGTGAAGAAGAAATGCAGTCAATTATGATCAAGGGATCTGACACAGTACTTCCACTTGCACAGGCAGAAGCTGAAGTTTTCATGATGGAAAACCATGAAAGCATCGTATCTATCATCGGTGGTGGATCCGGTGTCGGTATCGCAGCACTCATTGATGGTGAAGTAGACATCGCAATGACATCAAGAGCAATGAAAGAATCAGAGATCGAAAATGCACAGACAAATGGTATCAACCCACTGCAGCAGACAATTGCATGGGATGGTATCTCAGTTGTTGTAAATCCTGAGAACCCTGTATCTGATCTGACATACGAACAGCTCGAGGCGATCTATGTAGGAGATATCTCCAACTGGAATGAAGTCGGTGGCGAAGACCTTGAGATCGTGGTTCTCTCACGTGACAGCAGTTCCGGTACCTACGAGTACTTCAAGGACGAAGTGATGGAAGGAAACGAATACAGAGCTGATGCACTTATCAATCCATCAACCGGAGCGATCATCCAGACCGTCTCACAGAACCCTAATGCTATCGGATATGTCGGTGTCGCTTACCTTGACGAGACAGTAAAGGCACTTGCAGTAGACAAGGGCGAAGGTGCTGAGGAACCAACCTCCGAGAACATTCTCTCAGGTGCATACCCGCTTGCAAGACCACTTTACTTCTACACTGACGGTGAACCAACAGGCCTTGCACTGGAATTCATTGAATTCATATCCAGCGAGACCGGAGAAGAAACAGTATTTGAAGTAGGGTACTTCCCTGCTTAA